The genomic stretch GacagccttttcttttttcaagaattaGAACTCAATCTCGAAAAAGCTCATGCCTTTAATCGACAGCTAATAAACCGATAGCGTGTCCGAGTCTCAGCCCCGCATGTTAGACTTGTCCCACTCACACGTGCCGTAGATGTCGGTTCATCATTCTCCGGTTTGCACGTGCGTGATTACTTTTTTACTGCTGTTCTGGGCTTCCTTACTTGCACATTTTTCCTCTTTTGAATTGACTGGCATTGTGTCTCTTGCATGGTTATAGGGCTTCCATGCATGGTTACATTTCCAGTCTTTTTCTTCTTATGACAAGATTAGGAATCGAAGAAAATCTTACTCCCTCTCCTTGAAGAGAGTACCGCTGAGCTAAATATACCCGCTGAACAGGTTACGTTCTTCGCTTATGCTTCCTTAGTAGATTGTACTGACAATGCCCAACATTTGTTCTGTAGAAATTAGAGGAAATTAAGGCTAATTTTCCTTACCAGcaagaatattattattgtttcacGAGGTGCATTATGTCGAACCCTAGAGAGTTTCCCCTTCAATCCGGTTCTTTGAAACGGTCTTGTATCTTCGCTCAGGAGCCTAATAAGAATGAGCAAGTATGAGTTCTCTGGTTGAGGGTTATTGAATTAAGCATCATCTCTCTTAGCGAGCAGAGCTCGAAACTAGTTACTATAACCTCTTATGTTGTGctggaattgatttttttaagattcgAGCTCAAATAGTTTTTGCTTGAAGTTGTGTTTGTTATTGTCTTATCACGTAACATGTTTGCTTCCTTACCCTTCTTGCTAACCCAGTAATTGTTGACTCGCAAACTTGGATGTATTGAAATTTTCTGCCTGAATGCACGTTTGTTCTCGGAAGGTTGACGTCACGAGTACTGACTGGATTTGAGAAATGAATATTTATGTGCTAGAAGATGAGGCACAGCAAAATGTTCAGaggtttttttagtatattattaTTGGGGTGGAAGCAACTGCGATTCCGACTTCAGCTCAAACttggaagattcatcaatgGCCTTTCTTGGTGCCATACCAATACACTTCTGCATAAATAACCTTagaattttctttccttttaaggTGGATCCATTAATTTTGGTCTCGGCCCATAGAAACTCTAATGCAAAATTATCATCTGCGTTTATATTCGTATTTGGAGATTTCTCTTGGTAGATTTGCATTGACAGTTTCTGAATTCTTGTACAGGAACTAGAACTTCAGGCGGTGGAAAGCCTCTTCACTGGACTTCGTGCCTCAAAATAGCAGAGGACTTGGCAACTGGACTCCTTTATATCCACCAGAACCCTGGTTCAACCCATGGGAATTTGAAATCCTCGAATGTCCTTTTAGGCCCTGAATTTGAGTCCTGCCTTACTGACTATGGTCTGACCACGTTCCGAAATCCAGAATCGCTGGAGGAACCCAGTGCCACCTCTCTCTTCTACAGAGCCCCTGAAATCCGAGACGTACGAAAACCACCCACCCAACCAGCTGACGTCTACAGCTTCGGCGTGCTCCTATTGGAACTTCTGACTGGAAGGACTCCCTTCCAGGACCTTGTTCAGGAGCATGGTCCAGATATTCCAAGGTGGGTTCGGTCAGTACGCGAGGAAGAGACTGAGTCTGGAGATGACCCTGCCTCCGGTAATGAGGCAGCGGAGGAGAAACTTCAGGCTCTTGTAAACATTGCAGTGGCTTGTGTCTCACTCACACCAGAGAACCGGCCGTCAATGAGGGATGTTTTGAAGATGATCAGAGACGCAAGGGCGGAGGCTCAAGTTTCATCTAATAGCAGTGACTATTCACCTGGAAGATGGTCAGATACAGTTCAGAGCTTGCCCAGAGAAGAACATTTTACCATTTGAGTGGTTTGTAAACCTGGCGGCTTTAATTTGGAAAACAATGTCTTCTGATTCCCCACCTCAAACCATATATTGATTCTTCAACAAGGCGTTTGTAGAGTCCAATCATGTAAAGTTTCCCACTTTCGTCGTATTTCTTTTGGTTTAGTTAGCTTGCAACCATAGCAGTTTTGAGTTGCACATTTCGCAATTTGAAATTTGTTGAAGGGATATATTGCTGCTGTCACAGGGCACTGCTTGTCTTGTTCAGCTgagattattgttttttgggtGTTATTCCCGTGGTCATAAAAGAAGAacatctcctcctccttttttttctagtaattgCGAGTGCATTACCGAGGTAATATTGGTATTTGGAATGGAATCACAGTTAcatccccttttcttttctattacaATATTATTTGTGCTGTTCATTACATTACATTACTTCCTATTGAACAACGGCACTTTCAAACTCCGAAGGATTTGAATAGGGGTATATAGTaatgtttaataattatttttcaaaatattttttatttaagaatatattaaaataatatttttatatttttaaaaaattattttttacatcatcgtataaaaacataaaaatatatatatatatatatatatttttttttttatataaaaaaaacataactacgTAACAAGAATCTGTTTATTGCAATCTATGTGTATAAAAAGATAGATTACAACTTGAATGGGAGGAGTATCCTGCCAAGGAAAGAAATATCCTTTCTAAAAGTATATTTGGAAacgtttttttaaatcatattttctaagaatttatttttttgtgttttttaattattttaatatattgatttaaaaatatatatttttttaatatatttaaaaaaaataaaaaaaaataattactaccaaatacaaaaatgagCTCTACAAGtctgatttttttagtatatcaaCTTATAAGAAGAGAGTGCTTGGTTAGATGGCTTTTATTGGTAATGGGATTCTTGATGCATCTAGGTCAATGTTTATCTAACTGTTTAGTAGTATGGTTGTGGGTGAGATTTACTTGTAGCTacaaatattattgtttgattaagaaaaaaacataagttcATGTTGGTAAAACCCCCCCAAAAATATGATTGTACTACAGATTTTCTAGAAGCataattttgttgtttcttgCGGGGAGAAATTACTAAACATTGGAgaatggctccactgttcatgtgaacagtggagacatTCTCTACCATTCCTAGCGGACTGGGTTTGGTCCAGAGctaaaaatgcattgaaccagATCcgacccaataaaataaaataaaatatttttttatttttaattgtgttttatttgaaaactaatgttaaacattattcaatgacactacataaatgAGACGAAACTCGTTTGATGATGTAACATTTGCAGAACttgatcgcaatcccaattttattcctaattatattttacctgaagTTGTTGTGCTTTTAAGAAATCAAAAACATTACAgtccttgtcggatgtatttaaTACGTTATggaattgtaaataatttaatggaaaaataaaaaatattttatataaattattatttatttcatgatgtaatagcaatagttaaatttacaatatttaaattaaaaactatcaatagtaatatatattttttaaaattattttataacttcaacttcaaaattattattaatcaaacacattaaattattttttattaaacctcaatttcaaccataatttcaacaatatatatattttttcaaacaaacctcaactaatttttttttttataaaataactttttttcaaattacaatcAAAACAACTATCGTAGCACCGTATATCTTTGAGGGCTTTAACATTATTAGCTTTTGTATGGTGTTACGTGACtatgaatgtttattttatttttaatttttaatgaattgtttttactgttttgctattttaatttttaatttcatttaaatttatggAATATAGGCATTCATAAGAATACAAGATAATTACtcgttagtttttaaaattataagtatttaattgataagtttttaataGTAAAGATActcaataatcaaaataaaaataaaaatttaaatatatagggggggggttaaaaaaaaacaaggccgCGACAGAAATAATGTCACGGATCAAACAGAGTCAGAGAGAAACACAATACACAGAAACTTCAGAGAATTGTGGGTGTGGCacgatttaaaaattttgaatttttttatatttttgtatatttcaaaaataattttaaaaaaattaaaaaatattattttaatatattaaaaaaaactataactgACACATTTAAAATAACCAGTAAACAAGTAAGATACAGCAAATCTTCCCCATATGACCTCATTTCCAAGAAAGGGCTCCACCTACATATCTGTcacttcttcttatttttttaatagcagcTTATAATGGAAgatgcaagaaaaaaagattgatgttcCTTTTCTCCACCTGCTGTTCCTactctcctcctccttcctGAAAGAGtacagtgagagagagagagagagagacaagagCTTGCTTCTTACAAGATTCAAGTgactgctatatatatatatatgttgtataTTATCTATATCCGTTTGCCTGCTCGGTACTGAACAGGGGGCGGGGGATCTTTAATTTCTTGGCCTCTCAGCTCAGCTTCTATCTTTACAATGGAGGAGTTGTCCGTACAGGTACTGATGCAGCTTCTCATAGTTCTCTGACTCTTAAATTTAGATAcagtaattcatatatatttgcATTCTAGCTCAATAAATTCACTCCCAATAATTCGATGTTAATTATATTGCAATATCCTTTTTTGTCATGGGCAAAGTTGATTAGTTCTACGATTAACGCTGCCTCTTGGCTCTGCTTCTAATCGTCCATGGCCTCCTCTCCGACCAAAgcatcatctgttttttttcttttctttctggtCTGTTTGCAATGGCTCCTTGTTTTTCAGTTTGTGTTTATCTTAAATTAACACATAATTGATATCATCGTTTTTTGTTGAATCCCTTGCGACCCTGACAATTAATATGCCAGCTGGCGTAATTATGGCCAGGGTTAGTGGGGGCTGCACACACTATACAGGAAAAGCTTGGTTAAtcgattgtgtttttttttttttttttttgaaaagccaattctttattttagaaaaaaaatctttaactgGTAAGGTTGATTACCTGACCCCATACACTTATAAGGAAAAAAGACGTTCCTAATTGAAGAAGATATATGCAATGGGAATTGGGGGATGGTTCATAGAGGCCGAATCCATGAGAATCTTTTGAGTAGGGCCTTTGTTactaaaaccaaaaatataaacaagtgttactaaaaccaaaaatataaacaaggaGTGCAACCTAGGTACGTGAAACAAAACCAGCCATGAACTCAGAAAAGGTTTACTACAGATATGGGTTCGAGATCTTCAGCCAGAAAAGATGTTTTCCGGCGGGGGTGCTAGCATTTGCTACAGCGGAATGCTAGCTGTAACAGTGTGAGTCTGTTTTGggacctttttttatatattatatttatgcaatttggaATCTAGTTCTTGCGTCCAAGGCCATGAGTGAGTGAGAAACATACGAGCAGGGGGGCAGGGACAGGAGCAGGggaatcttttttctttgtggagAGATACAGCAGATATCCCAGGAAACGCCAAAACAGGAACAGCctttaaaaaagacaaatattAGACAGCTTTTGGTTATGCCATCACTTTTACGTGTGTTAGTGGTCTGGCTGACCCATCTCTTGCCTAGCCCGCCAACGACTACTTCTGCCTTCAACCTCACCATCctctttcttgatttcttttttcctaaaaaCTTTTTATCCGATAAAttcacttttaattttgtcAGCTTGTCGGATGGAATGTCTGTGTTTTAAGCATCGTGTAGTGCAGACGATCTTCAAGCCTTTGGATTTAATAAAACGGCAAAGTGAGTGATTCCTGTGGCCTGAAGCCATCGATGTTATACCGATGCTAAAGCATAGGCTTTGTCACAACCTCGTTGTTCATATCCCTGGATGTTTTGATTTAGATGATTTTCGGATGAGAGATTTAATTATTCagcttcttcaaaataaatcttctGGGCCAGCTTGCATTGCATTCATGCATGTGTGCTTGGTGATGGCCTCCTGAGCATTCCTGTCTTAATCATGATGGGGTAGCTACGTgccaactaaaataaaatcttttctgAAAATCGGAAAGAATAGATAGAAACAAATGGGATACAGCTTCTATACTTGAATTAATCTTTGGTGCCGCGGATTTCTCACTTTGCATTGAGGGTGGTCCTTGAAGAAGTAGGTGGCTAAGCGCACGCTTCTCATAGCTAATTGAAATATTGATCGGAAAGCTTACGTACCTAGTTGGATCAGGCCTCTAATGgcattttgtttattctttgaCTAATTAACTTCTCCTCTTCAAGATGTTTGATCCTGATCTTCTGGGGTGACAACTTGCTAGCTACTGCTATATGAAAATTGCATTGGTTTAAGGTTGTTTTCCCTTTCTCAAGCACGAGACCTTCCCAAAAGGGACGTTTTCAGTTCTGTTCTCAGTTTGCTGAGTTTGCAGCCCATCCACCAATTCATCCTGTACTATTAGAATCTCAGGTTTTGTCGATCCGGGCTAGTTTCATTACTGTGTTTTATATGGATTAATAATAAACTCATCCTGTCTCGAATTACTTTAGGCATGAGTAATATTTTTCCTGTTTTCCACGCTGCATGATCCGGAGCCCATGCATAAGGAAATTAATTTCAACCAAAATCCCTTCTTTTCTGCTAATATTCAGACCTTGATATGGGATACTATTGTGCACCACACTACTACTAAGCTATCATTATACACTTGCACAGCCACTCAGGCAGTTGCATCTGACATTTCACTATTATGTGATAAATTTACCATTCTCATTGTTAGTTAacttaatctttttcttttttaaaaaaatatatatataattacttgATCTAATCTTtgcacctgtatttattttgatttcaaagttCTGAAAAAAATTCACACATTTCATATTATGAACAGCGTTTTATAAGATAAATGTCCATAATTATCTACGTATCTGtgataagaaggaaaaaaatacatgttactTCAAATATGAAATACAAGGCATTTATATCTGTGGATGCAAGGTATAGAACGTAAATGATTAATATTGAGAATATTATAGTAGATATTTTGAAGTGGAATCCAATACAAGTGGAACCAAGTTCTTCTtgagcaataaaaaatataatttgtttttgctaaacACCTAGTTAGTGTTTTCAACGATCAAGTTAGGGCTTGGGAGATTATGGATGGAACAGGATCTATGAACAAAAGGGTAACATTGAACACTTAGATGATGTTAAGGAGAAAATTAGTGAATCAATTGGAGGAGGGTAACGTTGTTAACAACCTTATTGATGGTGAGCAATTTTGTAGCTAACCTCCTtcgcttcttttcttttataagatTTCCAACTGAATTGATCTTTAAGCTTGCTAGCTTCTCTTAACAGTATTATTCTAGCGTGTCTTGAAAAACTGGCAATGAAATATTAATGGGAAAAAACAGCAGTAATACCATGTCCAGAGTGTGCTGgttattgttttcttctctgtttttcttttttccttcttttgatAGTTCTGTATTTTACATTACTATTGGCAGACCAATATACCAGCACACCAATGTATACAAAACTTCTTAGACAAGGACTTCAAATTTTTCATATCAGCATTGCTATTCTATGATAAATCTATGTCGGTAAATTGTTCTGAGATTTTGCTATATTTGAAGAAGTTACTTGTGAAGTTTGTGTGGTTTAAAGAAATATGGAGTTTTTGGTCTATAGCATCCTTGATAATGGACGTGGACTCCATGAAATGATAGAAACAATACAGATTAGGCAAAGCATATGAATGCTCCATGGAGAATTTGTTCTCTTTCTCCGACTGCTGCATTTGCGATTTCAGAGATAATTTTGATCGGCAAGCAACATAGAAGAATGAACTTACTAGTAATTTGCATGCCTTcaatcataaagtttaattgGTATTTGAGTAATGAAGAGATGTCAATGCCAACAGAATGATACTGCAACTATGGATAAAGCTGCTGCTGTTGTGTTGGACATCGCAAGTCTTGCACAACCATTGGATAGGAGCTCTGGGAGTCCAAAAATGACAGTGAGCAGCATTCCCCCTTTTCAAttccaaaatatttcatttcataTCTGTGGTATTTCATGCATACAtgacaaattatttaattttttcttggctTGCATTTAGAGAGCACTATCTCGGAAATGGTCTTACCGAGCAGAACGGTGGACTGGTACTGAAGACGAAGACGTTGATGAACCAGCAAAGAAACTTCCAATAAAAGGTAAGCGGATGTGATTGCCAAGGCAATATGGTTTTATGTCCTTTGGTAGATTCGGTTTAAACAATTGTAAAGCTATGGCATTTTTTTACAGATGAATTCATGTCTATCATTTTAATAGTGCCTATAAGATACTCAAATGTAAACCAAGGCTTCCAGTAAATTAAGTAGCTCTAATCAATTCATATTCTATTGATCATGTGGAAGATGCAACTACTTCCTATGAATTAGTTAAACTTGAGAAGCTACACCAATTAATCATTCTCCAATTCCATGAAACCCATAACAATAAGAAATTTGGTGGGTGACAGCTTTAGTAATAGGCTAATTATGCTGCATACTCTTGCATGGATCTGTGGGTATGAACTTGGGATTAATTTAATCTTGTTCTTAGTTGAGAAGCAAACATGAAAAATCCCAAATATTCTATTTAGCCTTATTGTGCTACTTCTCAAATATATGTTATGGCAGGTAAGTATTTGGTGCTAGCATACGACTCAAGTTTCCTGCATATTTTGTGGCAGGGAGCTCTCAGCTGGAGCCTTTGAAGCAGCCACTAGTTATCAACAAAGCACTCGGTCCCTCCCTGACGATCCCCAGTGGCCCTAATCTCGTAGATCCAGTTGATGGATGGAATAAGAGGTTTAACCGGTTAATGGCAATCAACCCACGAAAGATCCTTTTAATGTTTGCAACCATGTGAGTATCCATCCCATGATTAAATTTTCAGGTCTCACAATTGGatttatcatcataaaaaatgtCTTTAGTTATTATTTCTGCTCTCCTTTATCTGGCAATCAATGATCGTTGATCAGGCATTAGGAATGACTAGAGATCTATATTGGACTCGATGATGAAACACATGCATGCTCCTCCTTGAATCTCATACGTTTTCCTTGTATGTGATTATTGACACTCATAATTGTTGCTTCAGGTCCAGCATGGGCACACTGATACTCATATACTTCACCCTCGCCATTAATAGAAGCACTTAATGCACAGACTGAGGATCGTCCGTCATGAGAAGCCAACGTGGATCAACTGCATCCTCTTTTTAATTTCCGTCTGCTGTTTCAGTGGTGGTAGTAGGGCTGGCCTACTGCTTCCAGCTAGACTTGACGGTAAAACGCTTCTCTCTACCTGCTGATGGTTAAAGATCAAAATTTTGAGCTGTACGTCCTCAATGATCCAACCTTAATTTAGTCCCTCTTTAATTAGTTCCAGGTTACACATGTTTGCAAAGTATTTGCTGCAGATAGATTCTCAGAAGCTGgatgatttctttctttcttatcttttttatcaGCAAGGCttgtaaataaatatcttttttttctcgattcatagagcatctcttttcttttttcatggaaaagctTGGATTTCTTAATGTCGCTTACATATACGACTAGATGGTTGCCATTTCTGCAAGGACCAATTTGATGCATAGCATGAAATTGTGCAAACTTTGAATCAAACGACAAATTTCAGTCCACTTATAATCTCAAAGTTTCCCTTCAAG from Populus alba chromosome 8, ASM523922v2, whole genome shotgun sequence encodes the following:
- the LOC118055059 gene encoding uncharacterized protein is translated as MEELSVQNDTATMDKAAAVVLDIASLAQPLDRSSGSPKMTRALSRKWSYRAERWTGTEDEDVDEPAKKLPIKGSSQLEPLKQPLVINKALGPSLTIPSGPNLVDPVDGWNKRFNRLMAINPRKILLMFATMSSMGTLILIYFTLAINRST